A stretch of Hippoglossus hippoglossus isolate fHipHip1 chromosome 20, fHipHip1.pri, whole genome shotgun sequence DNA encodes these proteins:
- the zfhx2 gene encoding zinc finger homeobox protein 4 isoform X1 produces the protein MQEESGETLSSESNGVAEWLCPLCQKGQTDRSFLSLHLTEQHSVLPSCVNRLLDIAVLKHSASGRAEHKGAQKSSDSEASQSKPAVDGGSEPCQSSENSDATPTVGDKEMEEEKIMEKEGCEAEPEPEEEGNQLTGAKQQNATENTEIPDASEKSVGKNGVPAENNTRSFKCNACLESFPSKTALSVHYNSTSHIQRMTTGPAKQSGESDPQPPAVPVLSRPFISNKPYQCAVCRVSYNHAITLESHMKSVLHQTRSRNAGIVAQAANSAVATAGLGGSTSAAPNAGVSTSGSASTQLVTTTNCTAPGTVMVTTTKDGEQIQTAQVAPSLLTSPVASAQAVSAFLTLSHSLLPSLFAAGAAPGAAAHQLVPQPQMVMPLILNGLQAQTQQHQENQQGQLLTQCVPFVGLSTAQQALLTQRLNSLQSQWPSAGLPTNIQLCPEEQKQTIKCEREQESEETVEEKVSAQIKDRDSRMTDDLETEKVKEKDTKEVQCPDIERKVTAENSEDSGKAHRDSTTDGDRSTNQLDLEGDKAASLNLSPAGTEKSLRNNSLSPSASVPSNATLSPVNLNLTLSPDSTPQKSQSGTSPCGSLGTPKSSPSTNALTNNQIRSHCNIIGSIYKDLPVLSEFQSEVLWAFFESRSEADAASPPHEDCEALGREVGLSEDEVRRWMRQARHARQRQRATEADHLQGLAGFTRHSQSSDNDYDDEENSLIIAEGEDAEASGSQAIDLSRTRGKRRQRDMRMAGRRDSCLTSDSENEVYTSVIVSDEESQSGSVREDTESPAKGEAQREVHGDKGSVGGKVLRSTTVFLSDAEEEYEDEEGGGGQRARRKKRKGEFERDEVKVKKERLDSDVDLELEAQGDPPSSHSHSVNHPGIPTSALHSLPLSLAHFSTQFLSPYVLSLAPSMIGDGNKVPVFTNPPTITRFSSSLLSQSLSHNQNSHYLSNGGDCESALDLSMGKNSSKSASSSLADKIAAQKGQLLDGLGLRPTSKGLVVVQVKPESVSAMPSSNSSMSLVNCNNMTKSSIYMRATEKMNATLLEREHEKEKERDQDQQQRKAKGKRYRDMRRSRTIIQAEQLDILYGCYFKDPNPGKHEFEQISEWVHLPKKVVQIWFQNMRARERKGEVRFISDGTLAAVGKPLIKFTWPLSKPIFSNKPASNNTGSITTSPIVRTLIKTERDPVKELGKPTMVKKFIPVPIKPKEVVSSTVVSPLSSSSISAVPKTKLETTSNVTMVKVAPKVNTPGLLAPPKDPIPIAPRPAQKRKLEESDEEKTDEDRDNEDEIGPGPGSTNRMVPKLTPINNRPPSTTVVPQKQNGLNYWTPKVPIKINTLSREQLALPTHTPPRTIPPPPTPSIAPVSPNTPSSAKVASPSTPVVAKSSPTESGFLSHSSSRRPRTHLSCLQLSILQSCYETCAHPNAMECEAIGTELSLPLKVVQIWFQNTRAKEKRWRLQQEKLSPLSGGKVDMSSGTYLQYNALKANRPILPKPVHLTITEPAASPVAGQPVPKETLTGRCDACNVCFESRAAARAHVFSPRHLATLRTTNFGQPATTVNKNGTGNGGPGSAAPGSQVSHSTPVTSSGTGSGGEMVIESPPPTATSNS, from the exons GAGGAGTCTGGAGAGACACTGAGCAGTGAAAGCAATGGGGTGGCAGAGTGGCTGTGCCCCCTCTGCCAAAAAGGCCAAACAGACAGATCCTTCCTGTCTCTGCATCTAACCGAGCAACACAGTGTACTTCCATCTTGTGTCAACAGACTGCTGGACATT gCTGTTCTGAAACACAGTGCCAGTGGAAGAGCGGAGCACAAAGGGGCTCAGAAGTCTTCAG ATTCTGAAGCCTCACAATCAAAGCCTGCTGTAGACGGCGGTTCAGAGCCCTGCCAATCAAGCGAGAATTCAGACGCTACCCCGACAGTTGGAgacaaagagatggaggaagagaaaataatggagaaggagggatgTGAAGCTGAGCCCGAGCcagaagaggagggaaatcAATTGACAGGAGCCAAACAGCAAAatgcaactgaaaacacagaaatcccaGACGCCAGCGAAAAGTCAGTTGGTAAAAATGGTGTGCCAGCTGAAAATAACACTCGGTCATTCAAATGCAATGCCTGTCTGGAAAGTTTTCCTAGCAAAACTGCCTTGAGCGTTCATTACAACTCTACATCCCACATTCAGAGGATGACGACAGGCCCTGCAAAACAAAGTGGGGAAAGCGATCCCCAACCTCCCGCAGTTCCTGTTCTGTCTCGGCCATTTATATCAAACAAACCCTACCAGTGTGCTGTATGTAGAGTCTCTTACAATCATGCCATCACCCTTGAGAGCCATATGAAATCTGTCTTGCACCAGACTCGCAGCAGGAATGCTGGAATTGTTGCACAAGCTGCAAACAGTGCAGTGGCCACTGCTGGTTTAGGAGGCAGCACCTCAGCTGCTCCAAATGCTGGAGTGAGCACATCTGGAAGTGCATCCACTCAGTTAGTGACCACCACAAACTGTACGGCTCCTGGAACCGTGATGGTGACTACTACAAAAGACGGAGAGCAAATTCAGACTGCACAAGtggctccctccctcctcacctcccccGTGGCCTCAGCTCAGGCAGTCTCAGccttcctcaccctctctcactccctcctcccctccctgttTGCTGCCGGTGCTGCTCCTGGTGCAGCCGCACATCAGCTCGTGCCTCAGCCTCAAATGGTCATGCCCTTGATCTTGAACGGGCTGCAAGCCCAAACTCAGCAGCACCAAGAGAACCAGCAAGGCCAGCTCTTAACCCAGTGTGTGCCATTTGTAGGTCTCAGCACAGCCCAGCAAGCCCTCCTAACCCAAAGACTTAACAGCTTACAGAGCCAATGGCCCTCTGCAGGACTTCCAACAAACATACAGCTCTGCCCAGAAGAGCAAAAACAGACTATAAAGTgtgagagagaacaagagagtgAGGAGACAGTTGAGGAGAAGGTCTCAGCTCAGATTAAGGACAGGGATAGCAGGATGACAGATGACTTGGAAACAGAGAAAGTTAAGGAAAAGGACACCAAAGAAGTACAGTGTCCTGATATAGAAAGAAAAGTGACAGCTGAGAATAGTGAAGACAGTGGGAAGGCACATAGAGATAGCACAACAGATGGGGACCGCTCGACTAATCAGTTGGACCTGGAAGGTGATAAAGCAGCTAGCCTGAATCTCTCCCCAGCGGGCACAGAGAAAAGCCTCCGCAATAACAGCCTCTCGCCTTCTGCATCTGTGCCCAGCAACGCAACCCTCAGTCCTGTTAATTTAAACCTTACACTTAGTCCTGATTCTACCCCTCAAAAATCACAATCTGGGACTAGCCCTTGTGGTTCCCTTGGCACCCCAAAATCCAGTCCAAGTACAAATGCCTTAACTAACAACCAAATTCGATCCCATTGTAATATAATAGGATCAATTTATAAAGACCTTCCAGTGCTGTCAGAGTTCCAGTCTGAGGTTCTCTGGGCGTTCTTTGAGTCACGTAGCGAGGCTGATGCTGCAAGTCCTCCCCATGAAGACTGTGAGGCGCTGGGCAGAGAGGTTGGGCTCTCCGAGGATGAAGTACGTAGGTGGATGAGACAAGCGCGACATGCCAGACAGAGGCAAAGGGCAACCGAGGCAGACCACCTGCAAGGTTTGGCAGGATTTACAAGGCACTCCCAGAGTTCTGACAATGATTATGATGACGAGGAAAACTCACTGATTATAGCAGAAGGCGAGGATGCTGAAGCTTCAGGGAGTCAGGCAATAGATTTGTCTCGTACAAGAGGGAAACGCAGACAGAGGGATATGAGAATGGCGGGTCGGAGAGATTCCTGTCTCACTTCTGATTCGGAAAATGAGGTCTACACCTCTGTCATTGTGTCTGATGAGGAAAGTCAAAGTGGGTCTGTGAGGGAGGATACTGAGAGCCCTGCTAAAGGTGAAGCACAGCGGGAGGTCCATGGTGATAAAGGATCAGTTGGAGGAAAGGTGTTGCGCTCCACaactgtgtttctctctgatgctgaggaggagtatgaagatgaggagggtggaggaggtcagagggcCCGAAGGAAAAAACGAAAGGGGGAGTTTGAGCGCGATGAGGTAAAGGTCAAGAAGGAGAGACTGGACTCAGATGTGGATCTAGAGTTGGAGGCCCAAGGGGATCCTCCAAGTTCACACTCCCACTCAGTGAATCATCCTGGGATTCCCACCAGTGCTCTGCATTCACTTCCCTTGTCCCTCGCTCACTTTTCTACTCAGTTCCTCAGCCCATATGTcctctctcttgctccctcAATGATTGGAGATGGGAATAAAGTACCAGTCTTTACTAATCCACCAACCATCACACGCTTCTCAAGCTCCCTTCTCTCGCAGTCCCTCTCCCACAACCAAAATTCTCATTATCTGTCAAACGGCGGGGACTGTGAGTCTGCCCTGGACCTCAGCATGGGGAAAAACAGTTCAAAATCGGCTTCTTCCTCCCTGGCTGATAAAATTGCAGCACAGAAGGGGCAGCTGCTGGATGGGCTTGGCCTGAGGCCCACATCCAAAGGTCTGGTAGTCGTCCAAGTTAAGCCTGAATCTGTTAGTGCCATGCCCTCCTCCAACAGCAGCATGAGTCTGGTCAACTGCAATAACATGACAAAGTCTAGTATTTACATGAGGGCgacagagaaaatgaatgcaacaTTATTGGAAAGGGAACAcgagaaggaaaaggagagagacCAAGACCAGCAGCAAAGAAAGGCTAAAGGAAAAAGGTATCGGGACATGCGTCGTTCAAGAACCATCATTCAAGCTGAACAACTTGACATTCTGTATGGCTGCTATTTCAAAGACCCAAATCCTGGGAAGCATGAGTTTGAACAGATTTCAGAGTGGGTCCACCTTCCAAAGAAGGTTGTTCAGATTTGGTTCCAGAACATGAGGGCAAGGGAACGAAAGGGTGAGGTCAGGTTTATCAGTGATGGCACTCTGGCTGCAGTTGGCAAGCCTCTCATCAAGTTTACCTGGCCTCTCTCCAAACCCATATTCTCCAACAAGCCTGCTTCAAACAATACTGGGTCCATTACAACTTCTCCAATTGTGCGCACGCTTATCAAGACTGAGCGGGACCCTGTAAAAGAGCTGGGCAAACCAACTATGGTAAAAAAATTCATCCCAGTTCCCATAAAGCCTAAAGAGGTTGTTTCTTCTACTGTGGTCTCTcctttgagcagcagcagcatctctgcaGTGCCAAAGACCAAGCTTGAAACCACCAGCAATGTTACTATGGTCAAAGTTGCACCCAAAGTCAACACTCCTGGCCTTTTAGCCCCACCCAAGGATCCAATCCCCATTGCCCCACGACCAGCCCAGAAACGAAAACTAGAGGAGAGTGACGAGGAAAAGACTGATGAAGATAGAGACAATGAGGATGAGATTGGTCCTGGGCCAGGGAGCACTAACCGCATGGTGCCCAAGTTGACTCCCATCAACAACAGGCCTCCTTCCACGACGGTGGTGCCACAAAAACAGAATGGGCTGAACTACTGGACCCCCAAGGTCCCCATAAAGATCAACACTCTATCAAGAGAACAGCTGGCTCTTCCCACACATACGCCTCCTCGCACcatccccccgccccccacccccagcaTTGCACCAGTTAGCCCGAACACCCCCAGCTCTGCCAAAGTAGCCAGCCCCTCCACCCCAGTCGTGGCTAAATCGAGTCCAACAGAAAGCGGCTTTCTGTCCCACTCATCCAGCCGTAGGCCACGCACACACTTGTCCTGCCTACAGCTGTCCATCCTGCAGTCCTGTTACGAGACCTGTGCTCATCCTAATGCCATGGAGTGTGAGGCGATTGGCACTGAGCTCAGTCTGCCGCTCAAAGTGGTGCAGATCTGGTTCCAAAACACAAGAGCCAAGGAGAAGCGATGGAGGTTGCAGCAAGAAAAATTG TCTCCTCTGTCAGGTGGAAAGGTGGACATGAGCTCAGGAACCTACTTGCAGTACAACGCTCTCAAAGCTAATCGTCCCATCCTTCCCAAACCCGTTCATCTCACAATAACTGAACCTGCAGCTTCCCCAGTGGCCGGCCAGCCGGTGCCAAAGGAAACCCTGACAGGCCGCTGCGATGCCTGCAACGTCTGCTTCGAATCCCGAGCTGCAGCAAGGGCCCACGTCTTCTCCCCACGGCATCTGGCAACCCTGAGAACCACTAACTTTGGCCAACCAGCGACAACCGTCAACAAGAACGGCACCGGTAATGGCGGACCCGGAAGTGCTGCGCCGGGCTCGCAGGTCTCTCATTCCACTCCGGTTACCAGTTCGGGCACTGGTTCTGGAGGGGAGATGGTTATTGAGTCGCCTCCACCAACGGCCACCAGCAACAGTTAA
- the zfhx2 gene encoding uncharacterized protein zfhx2 isoform X2 — protein MEEEKIMEKEGCEAEPEPEEEGNQLTGAKQQNATENTEIPDASEKSVGKNGVPAENNTRSFKCNACLESFPSKTALSVHYNSTSHIQRMTTGPAKQSGESDPQPPAVPVLSRPFISNKPYQCAVCRVSYNHAITLESHMKSVLHQTRSRNAGIVAQAANSAVATAGLGGSTSAAPNAGVSTSGSASTQLVTTTNCTAPGTVMVTTTKDGEQIQTAQVAPSLLTSPVASAQAVSAFLTLSHSLLPSLFAAGAAPGAAAHQLVPQPQMVMPLILNGLQAQTQQHQENQQGQLLTQCVPFVGLSTAQQALLTQRLNSLQSQWPSAGLPTNIQLCPEEQKQTIKCEREQESEETVEEKVSAQIKDRDSRMTDDLETEKVKEKDTKEVQCPDIERKVTAENSEDSGKAHRDSTTDGDRSTNQLDLEGDKAASLNLSPAGTEKSLRNNSLSPSASVPSNATLSPVNLNLTLSPDSTPQKSQSGTSPCGSLGTPKSSPSTNALTNNQIRSHCNIIGSIYKDLPVLSEFQSEVLWAFFESRSEADAASPPHEDCEALGREVGLSEDEVRRWMRQARHARQRQRATEADHLQGLAGFTRHSQSSDNDYDDEENSLIIAEGEDAEASGSQAIDLSRTRGKRRQRDMRMAGRRDSCLTSDSENEVYTSVIVSDEESQSGSVREDTESPAKGEAQREVHGDKGSVGGKVLRSTTVFLSDAEEEYEDEEGGGGQRARRKKRKGEFERDEVKVKKERLDSDVDLELEAQGDPPSSHSHSVNHPGIPTSALHSLPLSLAHFSTQFLSPYVLSLAPSMIGDGNKVPVFTNPPTITRFSSSLLSQSLSHNQNSHYLSNGGDCESALDLSMGKNSSKSASSSLADKIAAQKGQLLDGLGLRPTSKGLVVVQVKPESVSAMPSSNSSMSLVNCNNMTKSSIYMRATEKMNATLLEREHEKEKERDQDQQQRKAKGKRYRDMRRSRTIIQAEQLDILYGCYFKDPNPGKHEFEQISEWVHLPKKVVQIWFQNMRARERKGEVRFISDGTLAAVGKPLIKFTWPLSKPIFSNKPASNNTGSITTSPIVRTLIKTERDPVKELGKPTMVKKFIPVPIKPKEVVSSTVVSPLSSSSISAVPKTKLETTSNVTMVKVAPKVNTPGLLAPPKDPIPIAPRPAQKRKLEESDEEKTDEDRDNEDEIGPGPGSTNRMVPKLTPINNRPPSTTVVPQKQNGLNYWTPKVPIKINTLSREQLALPTHTPPRTIPPPPTPSIAPVSPNTPSSAKVASPSTPVVAKSSPTESGFLSHSSSRRPRTHLSCLQLSILQSCYETCAHPNAMECEAIGTELSLPLKVVQIWFQNTRAKEKRWRLQQEKLSPLSGGKVDMSSGTYLQYNALKANRPILPKPVHLTITEPAASPVAGQPVPKETLTGRCDACNVCFESRAAARAHVFSPRHLATLRTTNFGQPATTVNKNGTGNGGPGSAAPGSQVSHSTPVTSSGTGSGGEMVIESPPPTATSNS, from the exons atggaggaagagaaaataatggagaaggagggatgTGAAGCTGAGCCCGAGCcagaagaggagggaaatcAATTGACAGGAGCCAAACAGCAAAatgcaactgaaaacacagaaatcccaGACGCCAGCGAAAAGTCAGTTGGTAAAAATGGTGTGCCAGCTGAAAATAACACTCGGTCATTCAAATGCAATGCCTGTCTGGAAAGTTTTCCTAGCAAAACTGCCTTGAGCGTTCATTACAACTCTACATCCCACATTCAGAGGATGACGACAGGCCCTGCAAAACAAAGTGGGGAAAGCGATCCCCAACCTCCCGCAGTTCCTGTTCTGTCTCGGCCATTTATATCAAACAAACCCTACCAGTGTGCTGTATGTAGAGTCTCTTACAATCATGCCATCACCCTTGAGAGCCATATGAAATCTGTCTTGCACCAGACTCGCAGCAGGAATGCTGGAATTGTTGCACAAGCTGCAAACAGTGCAGTGGCCACTGCTGGTTTAGGAGGCAGCACCTCAGCTGCTCCAAATGCTGGAGTGAGCACATCTGGAAGTGCATCCACTCAGTTAGTGACCACCACAAACTGTACGGCTCCTGGAACCGTGATGGTGACTACTACAAAAGACGGAGAGCAAATTCAGACTGCACAAGtggctccctccctcctcacctcccccGTGGCCTCAGCTCAGGCAGTCTCAGccttcctcaccctctctcactccctcctcccctccctgttTGCTGCCGGTGCTGCTCCTGGTGCAGCCGCACATCAGCTCGTGCCTCAGCCTCAAATGGTCATGCCCTTGATCTTGAACGGGCTGCAAGCCCAAACTCAGCAGCACCAAGAGAACCAGCAAGGCCAGCTCTTAACCCAGTGTGTGCCATTTGTAGGTCTCAGCACAGCCCAGCAAGCCCTCCTAACCCAAAGACTTAACAGCTTACAGAGCCAATGGCCCTCTGCAGGACTTCCAACAAACATACAGCTCTGCCCAGAAGAGCAAAAACAGACTATAAAGTgtgagagagaacaagagagtgAGGAGACAGTTGAGGAGAAGGTCTCAGCTCAGATTAAGGACAGGGATAGCAGGATGACAGATGACTTGGAAACAGAGAAAGTTAAGGAAAAGGACACCAAAGAAGTACAGTGTCCTGATATAGAAAGAAAAGTGACAGCTGAGAATAGTGAAGACAGTGGGAAGGCACATAGAGATAGCACAACAGATGGGGACCGCTCGACTAATCAGTTGGACCTGGAAGGTGATAAAGCAGCTAGCCTGAATCTCTCCCCAGCGGGCACAGAGAAAAGCCTCCGCAATAACAGCCTCTCGCCTTCTGCATCTGTGCCCAGCAACGCAACCCTCAGTCCTGTTAATTTAAACCTTACACTTAGTCCTGATTCTACCCCTCAAAAATCACAATCTGGGACTAGCCCTTGTGGTTCCCTTGGCACCCCAAAATCCAGTCCAAGTACAAATGCCTTAACTAACAACCAAATTCGATCCCATTGTAATATAATAGGATCAATTTATAAAGACCTTCCAGTGCTGTCAGAGTTCCAGTCTGAGGTTCTCTGGGCGTTCTTTGAGTCACGTAGCGAGGCTGATGCTGCAAGTCCTCCCCATGAAGACTGTGAGGCGCTGGGCAGAGAGGTTGGGCTCTCCGAGGATGAAGTACGTAGGTGGATGAGACAAGCGCGACATGCCAGACAGAGGCAAAGGGCAACCGAGGCAGACCACCTGCAAGGTTTGGCAGGATTTACAAGGCACTCCCAGAGTTCTGACAATGATTATGATGACGAGGAAAACTCACTGATTATAGCAGAAGGCGAGGATGCTGAAGCTTCAGGGAGTCAGGCAATAGATTTGTCTCGTACAAGAGGGAAACGCAGACAGAGGGATATGAGAATGGCGGGTCGGAGAGATTCCTGTCTCACTTCTGATTCGGAAAATGAGGTCTACACCTCTGTCATTGTGTCTGATGAGGAAAGTCAAAGTGGGTCTGTGAGGGAGGATACTGAGAGCCCTGCTAAAGGTGAAGCACAGCGGGAGGTCCATGGTGATAAAGGATCAGTTGGAGGAAAGGTGTTGCGCTCCACaactgtgtttctctctgatgctgaggaggagtatgaagatgaggagggtggaggaggtcagagggcCCGAAGGAAAAAACGAAAGGGGGAGTTTGAGCGCGATGAGGTAAAGGTCAAGAAGGAGAGACTGGACTCAGATGTGGATCTAGAGTTGGAGGCCCAAGGGGATCCTCCAAGTTCACACTCCCACTCAGTGAATCATCCTGGGATTCCCACCAGTGCTCTGCATTCACTTCCCTTGTCCCTCGCTCACTTTTCTACTCAGTTCCTCAGCCCATATGTcctctctcttgctccctcAATGATTGGAGATGGGAATAAAGTACCAGTCTTTACTAATCCACCAACCATCACACGCTTCTCAAGCTCCCTTCTCTCGCAGTCCCTCTCCCACAACCAAAATTCTCATTATCTGTCAAACGGCGGGGACTGTGAGTCTGCCCTGGACCTCAGCATGGGGAAAAACAGTTCAAAATCGGCTTCTTCCTCCCTGGCTGATAAAATTGCAGCACAGAAGGGGCAGCTGCTGGATGGGCTTGGCCTGAGGCCCACATCCAAAGGTCTGGTAGTCGTCCAAGTTAAGCCTGAATCTGTTAGTGCCATGCCCTCCTCCAACAGCAGCATGAGTCTGGTCAACTGCAATAACATGACAAAGTCTAGTATTTACATGAGGGCgacagagaaaatgaatgcaacaTTATTGGAAAGGGAACAcgagaaggaaaaggagagagacCAAGACCAGCAGCAAAGAAAGGCTAAAGGAAAAAGGTATCGGGACATGCGTCGTTCAAGAACCATCATTCAAGCTGAACAACTTGACATTCTGTATGGCTGCTATTTCAAAGACCCAAATCCTGGGAAGCATGAGTTTGAACAGATTTCAGAGTGGGTCCACCTTCCAAAGAAGGTTGTTCAGATTTGGTTCCAGAACATGAGGGCAAGGGAACGAAAGGGTGAGGTCAGGTTTATCAGTGATGGCACTCTGGCTGCAGTTGGCAAGCCTCTCATCAAGTTTACCTGGCCTCTCTCCAAACCCATATTCTCCAACAAGCCTGCTTCAAACAATACTGGGTCCATTACAACTTCTCCAATTGTGCGCACGCTTATCAAGACTGAGCGGGACCCTGTAAAAGAGCTGGGCAAACCAACTATGGTAAAAAAATTCATCCCAGTTCCCATAAAGCCTAAAGAGGTTGTTTCTTCTACTGTGGTCTCTcctttgagcagcagcagcatctctgcaGTGCCAAAGACCAAGCTTGAAACCACCAGCAATGTTACTATGGTCAAAGTTGCACCCAAAGTCAACACTCCTGGCCTTTTAGCCCCACCCAAGGATCCAATCCCCATTGCCCCACGACCAGCCCAGAAACGAAAACTAGAGGAGAGTGACGAGGAAAAGACTGATGAAGATAGAGACAATGAGGATGAGATTGGTCCTGGGCCAGGGAGCACTAACCGCATGGTGCCCAAGTTGACTCCCATCAACAACAGGCCTCCTTCCACGACGGTGGTGCCACAAAAACAGAATGGGCTGAACTACTGGACCCCCAAGGTCCCCATAAAGATCAACACTCTATCAAGAGAACAGCTGGCTCTTCCCACACATACGCCTCCTCGCACcatccccccgccccccacccccagcaTTGCACCAGTTAGCCCGAACACCCCCAGCTCTGCCAAAGTAGCCAGCCCCTCCACCCCAGTCGTGGCTAAATCGAGTCCAACAGAAAGCGGCTTTCTGTCCCACTCATCCAGCCGTAGGCCACGCACACACTTGTCCTGCCTACAGCTGTCCATCCTGCAGTCCTGTTACGAGACCTGTGCTCATCCTAATGCCATGGAGTGTGAGGCGATTGGCACTGAGCTCAGTCTGCCGCTCAAAGTGGTGCAGATCTGGTTCCAAAACACAAGAGCCAAGGAGAAGCGATGGAGGTTGCAGCAAGAAAAATTG TCTCCTCTGTCAGGTGGAAAGGTGGACATGAGCTCAGGAACCTACTTGCAGTACAACGCTCTCAAAGCTAATCGTCCCATCCTTCCCAAACCCGTTCATCTCACAATAACTGAACCTGCAGCTTCCCCAGTGGCCGGCCAGCCGGTGCCAAAGGAAACCCTGACAGGCCGCTGCGATGCCTGCAACGTCTGCTTCGAATCCCGAGCTGCAGCAAGGGCCCACGTCTTCTCCCCACGGCATCTGGCAACCCTGAGAACCACTAACTTTGGCCAACCAGCGACAACCGTCAACAAGAACGGCACCGGTAATGGCGGACCCGGAAGTGCTGCGCCGGGCTCGCAGGTCTCTCATTCCACTCCGGTTACCAGTTCGGGCACTGGTTCTGGAGGGGAGATGGTTATTGAGTCGCCTCCACCAACGGCCACCAGCAACAGTTAA